The Xenopus tropicalis strain Nigerian chromosome 2, UCB_Xtro_10.0, whole genome shotgun sequence genome window below encodes:
- the ppil1 gene encoding peptidyl-prolyl cis-trans isomerase-like 1: protein MSGIPHDTWQPPHVLLETSMGTITVELYWLHAPMTCKNFAELARRGYYNGTKFHRIIKDFMVQGGDPTGTGRGGASIYGKQFEDEIHPDLKFTGAGILAMANAGPDSNGSQFFLTLAPTQWLDGKHSIFGRVSHGLGTLNRLGMVETDSQDRSLDDVRILRAYPSG from the exons ATGTCTGGAATTCCACACGATACATGGCAGCCACCGCACGTGTTATTAGAGACAAG CATGGGTACTATTACTGTGGAGCTATATTGGCTGCACGCTCCTATGACGTGTAAAAACTTCGCAGAGCTTGCTCGGAGAGGGTATTATAATGGAACGAAATTTCACCGAATCATCAAAGACTTCATGGTACAGGGAGGAGACCCAACTGGAACAG GAAGGGGAGGAGCCTCTATATATGGGAAACAATTTGAAGATGAAATCCATCCAGACCTAAAATTTACAG GTGCAGGCATTCTAGCAATGGCAAATGCTGGTCCAGATAGTAATGGGAGCCAATTTTTCTTAACTCTGGCACCTACACAGTGGCTGGATGGGAAACACAGTATTTTTGGACGTGTGAGTCATGGACTAGGGACACTAAACAGACTTGGAATGGTGGAAACAGATTCTCAGGACCGGTCACTTGATGATGTTCGAATATTGCGGGCTTATCCATCTGGCTAA